One genomic region from Rhinoraja longicauda isolate Sanriku21f chromosome 8, sRhiLon1.1, whole genome shotgun sequence encodes:
- the wipf1b gene encoding WAS/WASL-interacting protein family member 1 isoform X2, whose translation MQSLSGGRILNIYSAHTLSTKDASSPTTSPSNIFTAPKGPSGGGSSGGGSGGGGGGGGPGLGGLFAGGMPKLRTAGTRDNPDSGGGRPPLMPPGGRSAGPRPFLPNNAPPKLHGSSSFPRSINPEPPRNKFPPPSQPKFSRPDIGSRSDAGPPPVPSAPRPSASSTPSRGPPPFPGNRPSNTGPSLPNRNQGSFRNFPPTPPQSNTNRAHPTGRVVEDKPSPSTLPTHNTNRPPLPPTPARMMDDRPPPPPMMNRPPMNRDGPPLPPPQHHKPPVPQTPRPTPSFQAHPPPPPNRPGPPHSHQGTATDAEVPRLPQRNMSLHSTPSLSPGPVRSGPLPPSERPPPPVRDPPNRSGPLPPPPPGGRNGGGQKAPPVPQPPSRMGSDNMRSGFRPPLPPDRGSPLPPPTTMRNGFQESSQAMCEDEWEGKFSFHSISDLPPPEPYVNFTKTYPSKQSKAENRDTVRRERGAPPLPPIPPTPR comes from the exons CTCCAAAAGGACCCAGTGGAGGTGGTAGCAGTGGAGGCGgcagtggtggaggtggaggtggaggtggacctGGTTTGGGAGGATTATTTGCTGGTGGAATGCCAAAGCTTAGGACTGCAGGAACCAGAGACAATCCTG ATTCTGGAGGAGGAAGACCACCATTAATGCCTCCAGGTGGAAGATCAGCTGGTCCCAGACCCTTTCTACCAAACAATGCCCCACCAAAGTTGCATGGGTCATCGTCATTTCCAAGGAGTATTAATCCTGAGCCTCCAAGAAATAAATTCCCTCCACCAAGTCAACCAAAATTTTCAAGGCCAGACATAGGTTCGAGGTCTGATGCAGGACCACCACCTGTACCTAGTGCACCACGACCATCAGCTTCAAGTACGCCTAGCAGAGGTCCTCCACCATTTCCAGGAAATCGGCCCTCAAATACGGGGCCTTCCCTACCCAATCGCAATCAAGGGTCTTTCCGTAATTTCCCTCCAACTCCTCCACAGAGCAATACAAATAGGGCTCATCCGACTGGCAGGGTTGTTGAAGATAAGCCTTCTCCATCAACTCTTCCAACTCACAATACAAACAGACCTCCGTTGCCTCCTACTCCTGCCAGGATGATGGATGAtaggcctccaccacctcctatgATGAATAGGCCTCCAATGAATAGGGATGGCCCGCCACTACCCCCACCACAGCATCATAAACCACCTGTCCCTCAAACACCCAGGCCAACTCCCTCCTTCCAAGCTCATCCCCCGCCACCACCCAACCGACCAGGACCTCCACACAGTCATCAAGGCACTGCTACAGATGCTGAAGTTCCAAGGCTTCCTCAAAGGAATATGTCCCTCCACAGCACTCCTTCACTTTCTCCTGGGCCAGTTCGAAGTGGTCCTCTTCCTCCCAGTGAGAGACCTCCGCCACCTGTAAGAGATCCACCCAACAGGTCAG GacctcttcctccaccccctccgggAGGCAGAAACGGCGGTGGCCAGAAAGCACCGCCCGTCCCACAGCCCCCAAGTCGAATGGGTTCGGACAACATGAGGAGTGGCTTCAGGCCCCCACTGCCACCTGACCGAGGAAGTCCTTTACCCCCACCAACAACAATGAGGAATGGCTTTCAAGAATCCTCCCAGGCAATGTGTGAAG ATGAATGGGAAGGCAAATTTTCTTTCCATTCCATTTCAGACCTTCCACCACCAGAACCATATGTAAACTTTACAAAAACCTATCCTAGTAAACAAAGCAAGGCAGAAAACAGAG ATACAGTCCGAAGAGAACGGGGAGCTCCACCTCTTCCACCAATTCCACCTACACCAAGGTGA
- the wipf1b gene encoding WAS/WASL-interacting protein family member 1 isoform X1, whose amino-acid sequence MPPPPPPPPPIFSQACSEKPVVGKNEQSGRNALLSDICKAKKLNKTVTNDRSAPVVNAPKGPSGGGSSGGGSGGGGGGGGPGLGGLFAGGMPKLRTAGTRDNPDSGGGRPPLMPPGGRSAGPRPFLPNNAPPKLHGSSSFPRSINPEPPRNKFPPPSQPKFSRPDIGSRSDAGPPPVPSAPRPSASSTPSRGPPPFPGNRPSNTGPSLPNRNQGSFRNFPPTPPQSNTNRAHPTGRVVEDKPSPSTLPTHNTNRPPLPPTPARMMDDRPPPPPMMNRPPMNRDGPPLPPPQHHKPPVPQTPRPTPSFQAHPPPPPNRPGPPHSHQGTATDAEVPRLPQRNMSLHSTPSLSPGPVRSGPLPPSERPPPPVRDPPNRSGPLPPPPPGGRNGGGQKAPPVPQPPSRMGSDNMRSGFRPPLPPDRGSPLPPPTTMRNGFQESSQAMCEDEWEGKFSFHSISDLPPPEPYVNFTKTYPSKQSKAENRDTVRRERGAPPLPPIPPTPR is encoded by the exons GCATGTTCTGAAAAACCTGTCGTAGGCAAAAATGAACAATCAGGAAGAAATGCGCTTTTGTCAGATATATGCAAGGCAAAAAAACTGAATAAGACTGTTACCAATGATAGGAGTGCACCAGTGGTTAATG CTCCAAAAGGACCCAGTGGAGGTGGTAGCAGTGGAGGCGgcagtggtggaggtggaggtggaggtggacctGGTTTGGGAGGATTATTTGCTGGTGGAATGCCAAAGCTTAGGACTGCAGGAACCAGAGACAATCCTG ATTCTGGAGGAGGAAGACCACCATTAATGCCTCCAGGTGGAAGATCAGCTGGTCCCAGACCCTTTCTACCAAACAATGCCCCACCAAAGTTGCATGGGTCATCGTCATTTCCAAGGAGTATTAATCCTGAGCCTCCAAGAAATAAATTCCCTCCACCAAGTCAACCAAAATTTTCAAGGCCAGACATAGGTTCGAGGTCTGATGCAGGACCACCACCTGTACCTAGTGCACCACGACCATCAGCTTCAAGTACGCCTAGCAGAGGTCCTCCACCATTTCCAGGAAATCGGCCCTCAAATACGGGGCCTTCCCTACCCAATCGCAATCAAGGGTCTTTCCGTAATTTCCCTCCAACTCCTCCACAGAGCAATACAAATAGGGCTCATCCGACTGGCAGGGTTGTTGAAGATAAGCCTTCTCCATCAACTCTTCCAACTCACAATACAAACAGACCTCCGTTGCCTCCTACTCCTGCCAGGATGATGGATGAtaggcctccaccacctcctatgATGAATAGGCCTCCAATGAATAGGGATGGCCCGCCACTACCCCCACCACAGCATCATAAACCACCTGTCCCTCAAACACCCAGGCCAACTCCCTCCTTCCAAGCTCATCCCCCGCCACCACCCAACCGACCAGGACCTCCACACAGTCATCAAGGCACTGCTACAGATGCTGAAGTTCCAAGGCTTCCTCAAAGGAATATGTCCCTCCACAGCACTCCTTCACTTTCTCCTGGGCCAGTTCGAAGTGGTCCTCTTCCTCCCAGTGAGAGACCTCCGCCACCTGTAAGAGATCCACCCAACAGGTCAG GacctcttcctccaccccctccgggAGGCAGAAACGGCGGTGGCCAGAAAGCACCGCCCGTCCCACAGCCCCCAAGTCGAATGGGTTCGGACAACATGAGGAGTGGCTTCAGGCCCCCACTGCCACCTGACCGAGGAAGTCCTTTACCCCCACCAACAACAATGAGGAATGGCTTTCAAGAATCCTCCCAGGCAATGTGTGAAG ATGAATGGGAAGGCAAATTTTCTTTCCATTCCATTTCAGACCTTCCACCACCAGAACCATATGTAAACTTTACAAAAACCTATCCTAGTAAACAAAGCAAGGCAGAAAACAGAG ATACAGTCCGAAGAGAACGGGGAGCTCCACCTCTTCCACCAATTCCACCTACACCAAGGTGA